A window of the Coleofasciculus sp. FACHB-T130 genome harbors these coding sequences:
- the pgeF gene encoding peptidoglycan editing factor PgeF, with translation MNTWHWRTWEGLPYLTCSLLERWSHGFFTQQFSPRSPAELVSVLQPDAKVYRVKQVHGNRVMTPSEIEAATREGQEGDSLPPADGIVSEQVQQAAWVCSADCTPVLIADPQTGQVAAIHAGWRGTATRIVPQAIARFLASGSQLQNLLIAMGPAIAGDVYQVSVNVASEVGASILPDKDPHKDTESILDALQQLPHSPLLEDSQPGRVRLDVRRVNQLQLKQLGISNEQIAIAPHCTYQEPDRFFSYRRDKLKKVQWSGIVSK, from the coding sequence ATAAATACCTGGCACTGGCGGACTTGGGAAGGATTGCCCTATCTAACTTGTAGCTTGCTAGAACGCTGGTCTCACGGATTTTTTACTCAACAATTTTCGCCCCGTTCTCCGGCAGAATTAGTCAGCGTTTTACAGCCGGATGCTAAGGTGTATCGCGTGAAACAGGTGCATGGCAATAGGGTGATGACGCCCTCCGAAATAGAAGCGGCAACCCGTGAGGGTCAAGAGGGGGACTCCCTACCCCCCGCTGATGGGATTGTCAGCGAGCAGGTTCAGCAGGCAGCATGGGTGTGCAGTGCCGATTGCACGCCGGTTTTAATTGCCGACCCCCAGACGGGACAGGTGGCAGCGATTCATGCGGGTTGGCGCGGGACTGCTACCCGAATTGTCCCCCAAGCGATCGCCCGTTTCCTAGCTTCCGGCAGTCAACTCCAAAATCTGCTGATTGCGATGGGTCCCGCGATCGCAGGTGATGTCTATCAGGTGTCTGTGAATGTCGCATCCGAAGTAGGAGCCAGCATCTTACCAGATAAAGATCCGCACAAAGATACAGAATCCATTCTTGATGCCTTGCAGCAGTTGCCACATTCACCGTTATTAGAAGATTCGCAACCAGGACGGGTGCGACTAGATGTGCGGCGAGTCAACCAGCTGCAACTGAAACAACTGGGAATTTCTAACGAACAGATCGCGATCGCGCCTCACTGTACCTACCAGGAACCAGACCGTTTCTTCTCTTACCGGCGGGACAAGCTCAAAAAAGTCCAGTGGTCGGGAATTGTAAGTAAATAA
- a CDS encoding riboflavin synthase, producing the protein MFTGLIQALGTINSLGEDRFGLSCVGDTCQLILSDLAIGDSVAVDGVCLTVEEISPQGFVATASPETLSRTTLGQREQAAAYVNLETSLRVGSKLGGHFVTGHIDGIGCLQESVQTATSWEMRFEIPAAEDGEQRQIARYIIPKGSIAVNGVSLTVADCDPDGSWFKVAVIPHTYAETNLPYLQTGSLVNLEGDILGKYVEKFLRYPARTSEQNAPATIGMDGITPAFLVEHGYL; encoded by the coding sequence GTGTTTACCGGATTAATTCAAGCTCTAGGAACTATTAATTCTCTGGGAGAAGACCGTTTTGGGCTTTCCTGCGTGGGAGATACTTGTCAGCTGATACTGTCAGATTTAGCGATTGGCGATAGTGTGGCGGTGGATGGCGTTTGTCTGACGGTAGAGGAAATTTCGCCTCAAGGCTTTGTGGCAACCGCTTCTCCGGAAACTCTCAGTCGCACCACCTTAGGACAGCGAGAACAAGCCGCCGCATACGTGAATTTAGAAACCTCTCTCCGGGTTGGCAGCAAGCTAGGAGGACATTTTGTGACAGGTCATATAGACGGAATCGGCTGTCTGCAAGAGTCGGTACAAACTGCTACTTCCTGGGAAATGCGCTTTGAGATACCGGCAGCAGAGGATGGGGAGCAACGCCAGATTGCTCGGTACATTATCCCCAAAGGCAGTATTGCCGTTAATGGGGTGAGTCTGACGGTGGCAGATTGCGACCCTGATGGAAGTTGGTTTAAGGTGGCGGTGATTCCTCATACTTATGCCGAGACAAACCTACCTTATTTACAGACTGGCAGTTTGGTGAATTTGGAAGGAGATATTCTGGGCAAGTACGTGGAAAAATTTCTGCGTTATCCAGCACGAACATCTGAGCAGAATGCACCCGCTACGATCGGGATGGATGGAATTACACCCGCTTTCTTGGTAGAACACGGGTATCTTTAG
- a CDS encoding M23 family metallopeptidase has translation MSQRNHPSCTPFGLFCRRPLVQGLSWIGGLGVLSSGFVWAQSDPSIDTIGTPTTQEAPPTVKMEINPRKGTERTVVRRRSASAPEPEPEPNFVRRRSAPAAENASSSVRRRRLARQRALETTSVRRRRSAPEPAVVRRRSLPVSAPETSVAVPKRAKLAPPRLVEPNTISYVKPPKLRPSKAQKSGMSSSDYNNSYIDPTDYSVGATGGAKEPIRSYDEPPAVVLSERSTGCQRVLQSGQGLSGGTCGVARIPSRNTNRLRETARLTYPTRSRREYASDTDVPEALRTSGLANRRVSRARLAVNQPEREIRQQILVASASPVGIDPIRDRPQGIRSINRRRSRSLGSSAVTRATAIAANNVGSSQSSIPFNVPEYKAPIPTIFRGLANGNTSLIFPLAIPAPITSLFGWRTHPISGTRRFHAGTDLGAPLGTPVLAAFAGKVAIADWMGGYGQAVVLKHNETQETLYAHLSEILVQPGQQIEQGTVIGRVGSTGNSTGPHLHFEIRQLTQEGWMAVDSDAYLEYGLAQMIKALQTAHSAPSVPSASSAPLTPQPGS, from the coding sequence ATGAGCCAGCGAAACCACCCTAGTTGTACTCCGTTTGGTCTGTTTTGCCGCCGTCCCCTGGTGCAGGGACTCAGTTGGATTGGAGGTCTTGGTGTCCTCAGCAGCGGTTTTGTTTGGGCACAAAGCGATCCAAGCATAGACACAATAGGCACGCCTACCACTCAAGAGGCACCGCCTACTGTAAAAATGGAGATTAACCCCCGGAAAGGGACTGAGCGGACTGTTGTTCGTCGCCGTTCAGCTTCAGCACCAGAACCAGAACCAGAGCCAAATTTTGTACGCCGTCGCTCGGCTCCAGCCGCAGAGAACGCTTCATCGAGTGTCCGTCGCCGCCGCTTGGCTCGTCAGCGTGCGTTAGAGACAACATCTGTCCGTCGTCGCCGTTCAGCTCCAGAACCTGCTGTTGTCCGTCGCCGTTCGCTTCCAGTATCAGCGCCAGAGACATCGGTCGCCGTTCCAAAAAGAGCAAAACTTGCTCCTCCTAGGTTGGTGGAGCCAAACACGATTTCTTATGTGAAGCCGCCCAAGCTTAGACCAAGCAAAGCCCAAAAAAGTGGGATGAGTTCCAGCGACTACAACAATAGCTATATCGATCCGACTGACTATAGTGTTGGTGCAACGGGTGGAGCCAAGGAGCCGATTCGTTCTTACGATGAACCACCTGCCGTTGTACTCTCGGAACGGTCAACAGGATGTCAAAGAGTCTTGCAAAGCGGGCAAGGTTTATCTGGTGGAACCTGTGGTGTTGCACGGATACCGTCTAGGAACACCAACCGTCTACGGGAAACTGCTAGATTAACCTACCCGACCAGAAGCCGTAGGGAGTACGCAAGTGACACAGACGTACCGGAAGCATTACGGACCTCTGGGTTGGCGAATCGTAGAGTCAGCCGCGCCCGTTTGGCGGTAAACCAGCCAGAACGGGAGATCCGTCAGCAAATCTTGGTTGCCTCTGCAAGTCCTGTTGGAATTGACCCGATTCGCGATCGCCCTCAAGGCATTCGCTCAATTAACCGTCGTCGCTCCAGGTCTTTGGGTTCCTCTGCCGTTACTCGAGCGACGGCGATCGCTGCTAATAACGTTGGCAGCAGCCAAAGCTCTATTCCATTCAATGTGCCCGAATACAAAGCCCCGATTCCGACCATTTTCCGGGGCTTGGCTAACGGCAATACCAGCTTAATATTCCCACTGGCGATTCCTGCGCCAATTACCTCGCTTTTCGGGTGGCGGACGCATCCGATTTCCGGCACTCGCCGGTTCCATGCAGGTACTGACTTAGGGGCACCTCTGGGTACACCCGTTCTGGCAGCTTTTGCGGGGAAGGTTGCGATCGCTGACTGGATGGGCGGCTATGGTCAAGCTGTTGTCCTCAAACACAACGAAACCCAAGAAACTCTCTATGCTCACCTGTCGGAAATTTTGGTTCAACCCGGTCAACAGATCGAACAAGGAACCGTGATTGGGCGGGTTGGTAGTACCGGCAATTCTACAGGTCCCCACCTTCACTTTGAAATCCGCCAGCTAACGCAAGAAGGCTGGATGGCGGTGGACTCAGATGCCTACTTGGAATATGGTCTGGCGCAAATGATCAAAGCTTTGCAAACCGCCCATTCCGCTCCTTCCGTTCCATCAGCGTCATCGGCTCCGTTAACCCCGCAACCAGGCAGCTAA
- a CDS encoding biotin--[acetyl-CoA-carboxylase] ligase gives MLRINLLATVAFDRHCLEAFLGDVSLPLSFHIFETLPSTNQTLWELLDRGATPGTVVIALQQTAGRGQWGRQWQSSTGGLYLSIALAPDLVATNSAHLTLCSAWGIATTLRSYGIPALIKWPNDLILCKRKLGGILTETRVQQGRITKAVVGVGINWANPVPETGINLESFLQQQPIEANALHARFANALERLAAITLQGILSGYRHVSLEGIDALLPAYVELLSCKGCSVIVDGRAGVIVGVASTGELQVRLNSLADAEEICLKPGTISLGYDQ, from the coding sequence ATGCTACGAATCAATTTGTTAGCAACCGTGGCATTCGATCGGCATTGTCTGGAAGCCTTTTTAGGGGATGTTTCTCTACCGCTTTCTTTCCATATCTTTGAGACTTTACCTTCCACAAATCAAACCCTTTGGGAACTGCTCGATCGAGGAGCAACACCGGGAACCGTTGTCATTGCCCTTCAGCAAACCGCTGGGCGGGGTCAGTGGGGACGCCAGTGGCAATCCAGTACAGGCGGACTTTACCTATCTATCGCGCTAGCTCCCGATTTAGTTGCAACCAATAGCGCTCATTTGACCCTATGCAGCGCTTGGGGAATTGCTACCACATTGCGGAGTTACGGCATCCCAGCGTTGATTAAATGGCCAAATGACCTAATCTTGTGCAAACGCAAATTAGGGGGCATTCTCACCGAAACTAGAGTGCAACAAGGACGGATTACCAAAGCCGTTGTGGGTGTGGGAATTAACTGGGCGAATCCAGTCCCGGAAACTGGCATCAATCTGGAATCCTTTTTGCAGCAGCAGCCAATCGAAGCGAATGCCTTACACGCACGGTTCGCTAACGCCTTGGAAAGATTAGCGGCAATAACTTTGCAGGGTATTTTATCCGGATATCGACACGTTTCCCTAGAAGGAATAGACGCCCTACTTCCCGCTTACGTGGAGCTTCTCAGTTGCAAGGGGTGTTCTGTCATCGTAGACGGACGCGCTGGAGTCATTGTGGGTGTCGCATCCACCGGCGAACTTCAAGTCCGCTTGAACTCTTTAGCAGATGCCGAGGAAATCTGCCTCAAGCCCGGTACAATCAGTCTTGGCTACGATCAGTAA